GTTGAAATCAGCGAAGACATGTCTATCCCCCATGTTGTAAAGGGTACTGCTGAGTTCTAAAGCTGGCGAGTCTAGTCGGGACAACTGGAAGTCCAAGAGATAGACTTGATTTGGCTTGTAATCTCCATCAGAACCCTGAAATGAACATGCAATTCTTCAATAATTTACAATTCATTAATAGTTgaggagcccaagaggaaaatttgtgatttattcgaacgtgtcagattattATAATGGGAGATACGTTGGAAACTGTAGTCTATCTCTACCTAAAGTATTATTTGTACATACGGGGATATGTCTAGGATAGCCtgtcagaataaaaaaaaacgatcattgtgcATACTCGAGCCTGCCAGATTAAGATATAAGTGGTTAATtgtatgttgaaaagtatatattctcttaatctgacaatttgaacgTGACGACAATATGTtagagggcgccaaagttgcaaaaaacgtcacgtgtacattctcaagCGCGGTGGctcttttcttattttgaagctaatgattcaagaataaaggaaaaaaaataatctgacagcttcagcaagccgaaagaaaaaaaattggccataaggtcacaaaaatcagtttttttgaattttctcctctcctgggctttaaattgttttcgcattcattttgaaagttgtagagcataacattttctacaaattttgtgcGAAGCAATTTTCTCTaagtttgaacgttttcgagatatatggcgatgaatgtacattagactgggacgactgggtttctacattgaccttggacTTTCGCATGGCTAAGCTCCTCTCCCTTATACTTATGCCCCCGttaagagtatgtgaaattgcttcagacaaaagttgtatcgaattttattatctacaactttcataatgaatacagaaacgattagaggtacagaaagggagatatttcaaaaatattcctttttatcaccttcaaactgtcagattaggaAAACCcatcctgattagtgtcagattaataatcAATacatctgcaacaccgagattaaccatctgtatgaaaatctgacacgctcgagtatgtacaagtaacgattatttttgcattttcaaaggaccgctgtgactttGTGCTACGTGCGAATCTttagtcccttgaaaagtagcttcctttgggtccaagtaacatatcctctaaaaatatGACACGcgcgaaaaattttttttttaccattttcaactcttctgtacGGCCAGACCCACTttgaaaactgtcagattaacatgtattcattatcagagacacttagggcatatacagtatcttaatctgaaacgctcgagtatgtacacctgagaatttttttttacatctttgaaaacctgcagacgctttccccaccgttgAAAGttcatacatcatagaacctttctttctttctaccatctaattttcaaaatccactgGATCTCCGCGACATTCGAGTAAATACCGATTTAGCACTGTCGGCTCCCCAAATACAAGGTAAAATATCAGCAAAAAATAATTGGTACacagtgggcaaaattcgttgtcgaCTGAggtgatctcgagaactatatataacacctagaagaaaacgggtgacacatttccgagatctttttcagagaaacaaataaTGGTAAAAttcgtagcctcctacgattcttcgtttttgagttattggcaaaaaaataagattttgaagatttcgaaTAGTTcgcataatttttttgtctttgaagttacagatcttaaGTAGCTGACgatctcgaaatatttttttattttgaattattaggctttaaatgcaaacttttattgaatttgtatttcttgaattggaaaaaattttttgtcagtagatttttcgaataaaagtgcctaagaaggctTAATTTTCACGTCTGTCaatccaaagacaaaaaagttatgagaactttttcgaatcgtcaaaatctcattttttgctaataactcaccaattcttgtttctctgaaaaaaaaactcagaAATGTATCATCCGtcttcttctagctcttatagctCTCGGGATCCTCTCAgtagaaaacgaattttgcccaccctgttaATTGGTTTTTCTGTCATCATCTGCAGCCTGCTCCAATTGACGGATTTTAAGTGCGAGAGATTGATGAAGTAATAAAGAATGTgaagaaaacaatttgaaatattccagATTATCCCAAAAGAATAAATGTATAACAAATTTTCTAGATAACTTAACAAGAGTCCCGAATAAATAGAAATTTAAACGCAATTGCAATTAATTGTTGGAGTAGGTAtagtttttgaaagaaaaattattcgtGTTTTTGCTGAGATAGAACTAGAATAACAGTGAAAAGTTGTCGAGTTAAAGATGTTGATTATTGATTTGAGCTTATTTGTATCTTGAAAAATACTTCAACTAACCTCATATTTGAACAAGTAGTTATTACTCCAATTATCACCATGGCTTATTATCAATGAGTCACTTTGGTCTAAATTTTTCCTGAACAAAATCGATTCTATTTCGTTTTCAACACCgtcgaagattttcaaaagatcgTCCCTTTCTCGTTCCGCCAACATTCTCTTTATGATACCTAACTCTTTCTTGTAGAGTTTCACGAGACCAAAACTCTGAATCAATTTCAATCTGGGATCCATCCAATTCTCCAATAACTTGGAGAAATGTCTGGGATATTGGTCTCTAAAAGCCATCGAAATTCCATGCCATTTCCCATAAGTCTCGAAGAGAACCTTCATGTGGGAACTGTCCATAGGTTTCCTTCTGTCGTGGATGTGAAAATTCcgcaatttcaaattttccaggACAATATTCACCTGATTCGAATGCTTTTCCGCGAACCACAACCTAGGTATGAATTTATCCATTTCCAGCAAATTGTTACGTTCAGCGAAGTTTTTCAGGGTGGGTATTACAATTGTGTACATGTTCAGTTCTCTTTCATAGAGGATATCTGCAGAAAGGATGTTTTTCAAGTCTTCTTGAGCCTTTGCCGATTTCAATACCAGATTCAGTCGTTCATTATTATTTGTAACCACATGAAAGAACACTATCTCTCCCATATAACCATCCTGATTATTCGTACCACCATCGATGAAGAATTTGAATTGTTCGATATTCCTTTCTTTCATCATTTGTTTAATGATGTCAGGAAGTACTGTGTACATGATAGACATAGTGGAGGCAAAAAAACACAAGTTTGATCGAAAAATAATCTGCCATTTACAAATGATTTTATATGCTGTGTTGTCCTTTGTTAATCTCTTACAATAATTTGGACGACAGTTGAATAGACAGTTAGTGTTTGCTTTGAAATTAAATACTGGTTATATAATCAAATTTCATCATATTTCATAACTAATAGGGCTGAATTATTCGATATAATTTATGATGTATTTTTAGTGCGTCACAAGGATCTCTGGATGTATAGGAAGTGTATTGTTTTTGCAATCTGCATTCaaatgttgtccattattttatgaataatttaatatgaattttcaatgtttcttGCACGTTTTTCCCTCTTCAAGTCTATAATTTTCGACCAATTCCAAtaattccgaaaaaaaattggtaCTATGCCCTAGAAAACACTCGAATTTCATGTGATGTAATGAATTTGTACGAGCTCGAGAAAGCTAATGACTCAATGCAATATTTTCCCTATTGTATAGTgtggcaaaattcgatgggattgaatggcagctctgcaACCGTAAAAgttagggaaaaatggatggcacttTTCCAATctcgattttcgaaaaagattgtTGATGGCCAAAACatcatccctctatcttcttttgttttcaagttataagtgaaaactcatttttcggctcttcgtactggtgcaTCTATTTCGAAAAGTATCAATGATATAGAAaaacagacactttttcatgtagaatgcagtggcgtagtcaaagactTTTTTCAGTCCACCACTTCGGTGATATAGTGATAATTTTAATTACTTTAAAAATAAACcctgtgttatttttacatattccagtcccatatttttttctgattcagattATTCAACATACGTCGTGTCTCTGattgttctttcaataaaaaaaaatcaaaaactagttcggtctagTTGGCAGATCATTTCATTGATATTATCATAATGAACTACAGGGTGGACCAAAAGTCCGTTTACTTTTTAAACAATGATAAAAACAAAACTAGATAAATGCTGCAAAAtctgtttatttattattaaaaaagaCAAGTAgggattttattttttgaatattacaTCATCCATATGTGACCCTTGTCCTTCACGACACTGTTGCAACCTGGAGCGAAAATTTTCTATCACGGCCTTGCAGGTGttttctgaaatgttttggATTTCTTCGCTGATGCGTTCCTTTAATTCTTCAAGAGACGCTGGGTTGGTgtcaaaaactttatttttaagGTATCcccaaagaaaaaaattcattgggGATAAATCTGGACTACGAGGTGGCCAGTTAACGTCACCTCTTTTTGATATCACTTTTTGACCGAAAATTTAACGAACTGCAATCAATGAGTCATCATCACCATGAGCGTTGATTAAAACCATTAAAATTCTGTAGCGTTGGAGTAAAAAAGTTCCGTAGCATGGCTATATACCGCTCTGTGTTCACTGTAACAGCATGTTCTTTTTGATCTTCGTAAAAATATGGACCAATAATCCCTCTTGCTGACAGAGCTGCCCATACAGTAACTTTGGGCGAATGCAGGGGATTTTGATGCTTTAATTAAGGATTAGTGTCACTCCAGTACCTGCAATTTTGCCGGTTCACGTGTCCATTTAAGTGGAAGTGTGCTTCGTCTGAGAAAATTTTCGCTCCAGGTTGCAACAGTGTCGTGAGGGACAAGGGTCACATATGGATGAtgtaatattcaaaaaataaaatcccTACTTGtcttttttaataataaataaacagaTTTTGCAGCATTTATCTAGTTTTGTTTTTATCATTGTTTAAAGAGTAAACGGACTTTTGGTCCACCCTGTATTTCGCTTCcaaattgtgtcaggttattgaATGAAACAGGCTTTGCCTTTTTagtggatttccttaggttttttattcagatattaaaattgtaacaaccttgtcgatttcaaagaataaacctcattattattattaataagaGAGACtgtgaagatcactttcattccggatatttgaaaggatgaaaaatttgccaatatggaatgaatcactttcaggaaatttcataAACCTGGATTTAGctgaatatgttccgaaaccttttcaactagtagaaaatttaaataccagtaccacagccttttcaaacaTCTTTAAAAATAAGACTGTGCCACTACTAATAGATgttaattggtaaatatgatgtagtcatggaaattcttataatttcctcattttccgagcatcttctcgaatatccggaCTGAAACTCACCTCCAAAATCTCCATAACATGAGCATAAAgctcattatcatattatcaatcaaaatgacctgccaacttgaccgaactagttatTGAGTTCTTTATTGGGAGAAAAATTAGAGATAcgacttatattatatattctgaatcacaAAAAAATCTGGGACtggaaaatgtaaaaataacagAGTTTATATTTAAGAAAATGAAAGTTACTATAATACTATATCACTGCATGGAGTGgcggaatgaaaaaaattttcgactgtgccactgcattctacatgaaaaagtgtttgTAGAATGTTATATATGTTTTTctatatcactgatactttacgaaataaaggcaccagtacgaagagccgaaaaatgagttttcacttataagtTGAAAACAAACGAAGATAGAGGGAtacggttttggccattaacaatctttagaaaatcgaggtcggataCGTGCCATCCAATTTTCCTTAGCTcttagcctagttgcacacacaccgattttggacggccgattttatatcggtcgtccaaattccaatagtgaaccacgtgtgggaacgggaccttgcacatacgccgaccactgatcggtgatggtaaaatgccggtgagaaaccgtccaataccggcaataccgGGATGTAATGGCGTGCTTGACTAGGTACACGTTTGTACAAacaccgattgtttaccattgaactcaagaaggagttctttcttgagttcaatgttttttaccgaccatttcagtcgactgtagttggctgatcgtttggacggtaaaaatccgTTGAGTGctgctaccgataaaatatcggccgattttattccgggccgtccaaaatcggtgtgtgtgcaactaggcttacggttacagagctgtcattcaattCTATCGAATTTTGTCCACCATGTATATCATTtgaaatgaggaaattatgTAGATACGTCAAATTTGATAGACTTCTTTGGTAGTTTCAAGGgaaatttgtttttcgaaacccaattaatacactgcgcaaaacaattaacgcacattatggaaatctcaaatttattctacaactgaaggtgttatcaatgataattatttttatcagaattatgcatgcatatgttatccactttcaacggttttcttcaatacagatgttttttcccagcagtaataaaaaaagatgatattatcagattttgaatgtattggctccattctaaaatcagttgttctcgatcaattctagtgatcaatagtttttctttcgtttgattttcttaatttctacactcgatcgctatgcaacgcgaaacacgcaatttgacccaagaggaatgtgcccaagcggtagttttgcgagaagaagtgtggacatacacaagaattgcagaaaggtttggagtttcccatacaagtgtgtccagaatgttgcagcgattcagggagacaggtatgaatgtccgaagaccaggacagggtagaccacgggtaacaactgccattcaagaaggTTACTTCAGAGTTTCTtcgtttgcaaccgctcgcctccttcaaattcagcttgagcaaactcatgaggtgcaaattagcattcagacaataagaaatcgcctcagagaatatgatttaaggccacttgtcgcggcaagaggcccagctcttaccccagcccatcgaagggcgcgtttggattttgcgagagagcatatccattgggaagaggccgattggcaaagagttctcttcacagatgagtctagattctgcctctaccattgtgatcgacgttcccttgtataccagacgtccacatgaaagatatgctgagtgcaatttcctgaatactactggtttcgggggaggatcaattatggtatggggtggaatatctttgactgttcgcacagacctagtgataATGATGTGTGATAGTCGTTGATAAtgaagctatgaatgctgataagtatataaggaacattcttgaagagcatgtagtgccatttgacccatacattggtgaaaatttcatttttatggacgataatgccatcgttcaggagtaccttgaagaggttgaagtctctcgaatggaatggccagcaagaagtccagatctcaatccgattgagcaggtttgggacaacctcaatagaaagCTGAGAAGTTcggaaaatcatccagctactcttaatgacttaggaatccaactcggagaaatctgggaaggattagatcagaacattttgagatcactcattttgagtatgaaccgtcgttgccgagctgtaattaacgcaaggggtggaaataccaagtattaaatcacttatcagcatttcagtattttgaaaattgttcatttctcttctttcacataagattcggtgaaatcctgaatttttcttccatttaatgtgtcttgtttcgttcaaaaccttcccgagagaacataaaaaataagttataaagtcaatgtatagttaactttcattgaaattgagattttcaggatgtgcgttaatttttttgcgcagtataTATTTCCGCTGTATTGGATTTCAAAGGttcattgaaaatgaatgaTGAAGAAGATTTAATTTTACGATAACAAATTTAATTTGCGGAATTATGATTTATGATCTATTTCAACAAGAATAAAAAGCACGTGTtgttgaatttatttatttacaggaTTCTCCTTTAAAATTTCTCCATAGTGTGTGAATACTTCCAGTACTCTCTCCCAGAACCCTTCCATGTTTTTCAACCGAAAAGAAAAAACACCTTCGAAGTCTTCACCATTTTCCGCCATCTTGCCCAAATCTGGTGCGTCATCTGGGTCGCACTGTGCAATTCTTGCATAAATAAAAGTATGTAACACACTGAAAAACGTATATTGTCTGAAATGTCTCCTCAAGACATCCATCGGGAAAAGTTTATCTGGATCACTTCCTAACGATTTTAAGGTATCTGATAATTTTTTGTGGTAGCATTCTAttagattttctgaattttgaagacACTCCCTATCTCCCATATTGTACAGGACACTTGCGATCTCTGTAGCAGGTGATTCTGCTTTAGACAGTTGGAAATCTAGGAAATAGACTTGACACGGCTTCTCATCggtctgaaaaaaattattgaattatctTAAGGATCAGGGCCATCCAATATCGGACACATCAGTGTCAGTATTACATTTTAGATCGAGCCACAGCTGAAATCTAAAATTTTTTCCATGaaaaatacacaatttttttctgtgaCGGGGAAAATTACTATTTAACATTGACTGAATATATTATTACAATACCTATATTAAAGACAGAAAATTATCGATGTGAAAACACAACCTCTACCTAAAATGTAATAGATTTTTTCCTTATATAATGAACCTATTTTTCGACGTTTTCAAGTTTATCAGTGAAAgatatagtatataacattactagcaaggtaagagggtttttactggcgaatggaggatataactgttacctccttgagccagtaaaacctgttaccttgcgtgtattgttttatattttatttgtttctcatttgtaaaaaggttagataaattccaaaaaaatctcaataatttgtcgcaaatgccgtaagctatggaagcgttgccatgaacatgtctgtttatttttctttacatttgttttggcgaaagcggaaatgaatgtaccaaaaaaaattattgaggcagccagcagtgtagcttcaagtttattacctgcaaaatcagcttcaaaaagtggcaaaacaaaaatagtgtgattgggtaactgaagatgttttgttggtctacttgaatcaactatcagctagattcagccctaatactttatgggcaaaatggtctatgctgaaaagctgcttggaaatgaaagaaaatgcccctgttcgcaggtttgttttccttaaaaaatttattgaaaaatatgacgtttagtcatatttgcagatttcaaaaggttctgaaacgaaaaaatgagcgttatacgccaaaaaaaaggccaaggtattaagtaaagaagaggctgaacaatttcttttacatgctcctgatgaccaggagctggcgaaaattgtaacaatatttgggatttttggatgttgtcgatgtgacgaaattctctccttaaacatgaatgatgtagaagatatgggaaaatacgttattgtgacattgcgcaAACAagaaatttaacaacaagaagattcaccataaccgatgatggctgcagcttcaagccctgcatgttatacagaaaatatgtaaatcttcggcctcctggaacagaaagcctaagattttttttgacataccgacatggaaagtgcatttcccttaatgctggccagcataCTATTGGtgatgtcccaaagcaaatagcgaaatatttaggtttaaaagacccagagttatacaccggccactcttttcgcagaaatGAAGCCACTAttgttgcggattcgggtggagatattttagcactgaagcgtgcaggagggtggaagagcaccgaaattgcgatgagttatgttgATGATttggtcaacaaaaaaatcgaaatgtctagcaaattatttggtagtaaggagagtacaaatgttctgcagtcctcgagttcagcagtttctgagtcaacagatggttcatcatcatcagtatcaactctttcatcataaaaaatctgtgttactggaaataacaattgtaccatgattttcaacatatatgacgataaaacaaaattttctaatgtaaataatactgatatcgattgaaatttattttgggaggattttgcatctcttcataaactttttagggttttcactcccaatctctgaaacaaaatcaattaaaaatgaaatcaacgatttgctcctgcgtaaattcttgcactaatttgtcaggagcaaattaactagaaaaaattgttgcctgacaatgaactcaaaataaataacgttgaaaatcttctgaattgtcgctttttgtctgacattaattgtcaacacacagaaacagagactgcacagaaacgttgattcatttaattttgaaattaccggatgacagttccttttTTAGCAAATTGATCCAAATACGATCCactcctaccgaacaatttgccaaattattatcttgatctaatagaatacacgtagactctttaatttttcgtttaaaatggtctggttctgtcattaaaattttagtgttgtcccaatccatcatgtggtctcccgtattaaaacaaatgtgatctgcgatttgtgatcgattaatttctctatttttaatattatttttatgttcgcgttttcttatttctagaggtctggacgtttcacctgtataagttttaccacaaatacagggtatgttgtaaatacaattttttgatttttgtttttcgttcaaaggtttagtttttgttaatatagatcttaaatcattttgcgttttaaaaacagttcgtatgttgaacttcgaaccgattcttcttattttttctgaaagtccattaacataaggaattacattcaacaaatttggttgttcttgacggtttgttggttgttcctgatcattattacgattttggttagtcatttttccctctaaatttaatattgttttttcaataaaattttttgggtattgattatccctaagaaaatgtttaatgaagtcaacttcattatttgtaatttcgggtgtagatgaaattaaattagctctatcataaagtgttttaatgatacctcttttgacacttacttggtgattggaataaaaataatactactaacttttaaaaattttgcaagttaactgtcagttttacaagttagtgacttgataaaataaactttcttgattaatattgtatttttggaaactgacgcttacaaatgagaaacaaataaaatccATTGCCAATTCGCATACTAACGAAAAAGTTGTGATATAAAGCGCgtttcacaaataatattacAGGTTTTCAGTGTAGATGAAGGACATCTTGTTTGGATCTTATATGAAGACGAACAAACAATCAAAAAAATAATCACAGGGACATTAAATTTTGTAGCTTAGTGTGGCTTGAATACCATTGAATTATATTACATTAAGTATAATAAATAAGTAGCCTTTTTTTGCTTTATTTTTCCTAAGCTCCTgccaaattaagaaaaaataaCTCACCCTATATTTAAATAAATAGTTATTACACCATGCATCCCCATGGCTGATTATAAGCATATCCCTTTCTGGAAGATCTCTTCTGTAAACGTAGTCATCTATACGCCCCTCAAATTTCTTATAGACATCAACTAAATCGTGTCTTCCTTTTTCTGCCAGCAGTTTTAGCACTTCCGAAAATTCTCTGCTGAAATGAGCGGTAAGACCAAAGGTTTCATTGGTTCTCAATCTACTGTCCCGCCATCCTCCAACGCATCTCGAAAATTCATCTGGATGTTGATCCTTGAATGCCATGGTGATACCATGCCAAATACCATATTTTTCTAACAGAAGTTTGATATGTTCCTTTCCCATCATTTTTTTCTTGCCCCACATGTGAAAATCTTGCATCTTGAGATTTTCCATAACGATGCTTTCCTTAAAATTGAACAATACCTTCGGTATGAACGAGTGTATTACTGAGAGTCCTTTTGTTTTAGTGAATTCTTCCAATATGGGTAAAACTTTAGTGTACAGGGAAATTTCCCGATCATAAACGGTTTCAGCACCGATGATTTTCCTGACGTACTCTCCTGTTTTCGAGGTTTTCAAAACTAGGTGTTCTTTTTTATTGTCGTGTACGATGTTGAAGTAAATTATATCACCAATGAAGCCATCAGTTTTGGCTGTTCCCCCTTCGATTTCAACTTTGTAGTCCtcgatatttttcgatttcatCATATGCTTCACTACACTATAAAACACGGCTTCTAAACTCATATCGGTCAtgttataatatgcactaggaAGTGTACGTGAAATGGACGTTAATATCAAAAGAATAGTTCTTTATACCCACACGTTGCATTACTTATTAAACAATTGTGATGATTACTCGGCTTGATATCTGAATAATTTTAATCCCGAGCTCAATTGCTTGCTTTCTGATTCGACCCAAGAAATTTAATCAGCTTCCGTGTATCATAAATTGCCCCATATATATCTAAATTGTGAAAACATTTAGACCTTCAATTGTAAAAGGTATATTGGACTCAATGGGTCACAGATCATCTGCCCCTCTGTCAATTTACTAttactattttttcaatatataagaAATATCGACCTTTTAGTTTATATATagtttagtttagataataaaCTTAGAAATTTCTAACGAGTTTCATCATTGCTATACAATACTGAGGaaaggtatacagggtgatattttaacagtagatgcttgaggtcaaaagaaacactcttttctaTACCATCttttccgattctgccctgataaaaagatatagccgttttaaattttcataatgagctgtgccattcctggaaaaaaatatgtactttcagaataactatactgcattcatatttattttagcagtcggttggccatgaattaattttctcaagtttttgtaactagaacggagtaaggttggcactcatgaaatgtcgttaatgtcataacgccgttgccacaacttatatcaattaatattacaaaaatgcccaaagtga
This genomic stretch from Coccinella septempunctata chromosome 7, icCocSept1.1, whole genome shotgun sequence harbors:
- the LOC123316358 gene encoding uncharacterized protein LOC123316358, whose product is MSIMYTVLPDIIKQMMKERNIEQFKFFIDGGTNNQDGYMGEIVFFHVVTNNNERLNLVLKSAKAQEDLKNILSADILYERELNMYTIVIPTLKNFAERNNLLEMDKFIPRLWFAEKHSNQVNIVLENLKLRNFHIHDRRKPMDSSHMKVLFETYGKWHGISMAFRDQYPRHFSKLLENWMDPRLKLIQSFGLVKLYKKELGIIKRMLAERERDDLLKIFDGVENEIESILFRKNLDQSDSLIISHGDNWSNNYLFKYEGSDGDYKPNQVYLLDFQLSRLDSPALELSSTLYNMGDRHVFADFNNLLTIYHKSLTETLKILGSDAKVLFAMDDLKRHWKKYGLFSVLNSFVYLRIALCEAEEAPDLSKMAENGEDLDGAFSFETKNMQTFWQRVLDIFIHYAEFCNQLSIE